A segment of the Fusobacterium sp. JB019 genome:
ATATTTAGAATTAAAGAATGTTAAAAATATAGAAATTATAGGAAAATTTAAAACAGAAGATAAAATAGAAAAAAATGAAAACCTTTTAAAAAACATGAAATCTAAAAGGAAGTACAGTGAAGAGGAATTGAAAAATATATTTATAAAATAAAAAAATAAAAATATAATAAAAAAAATGTTGACAAAAAATAGGAAATAGATTATAATCATTCTTGTGTGTGATGCCGCTTTAGCTCATCTGGTAGAGCAACTGACTTGTAATCAGTAGGTGACTGGTTCGATTCCGGTAAGCGGCACCATTATTTTTGCCCCGTTCGTTCAACGGTTAGGACATCAGATTTTCACTCTGGAGACAGGGGTTCGATTCCCCTACGGGGTACCATTACAATTTAATAATGTCGGTGAGGTTCCCGAGTGGTCAAAGGGAGCAGACTGTAAATCTGCCAGCTCAGCTTTCGAAGGTTCAAATCCTTCCCTCACCACCACTTAAAAACTACACTGTCAAAAAAAATAGGAAAGTGTGGCTTTTTTTTTAAATATAGGGTAAAATAAGAATACAGTGTAAAATATAAAATTAGAAAATTAATAAAAATTTAGGAGGACAAAAAAAATGGCAAAAGAAAAATTTGACAGAAGTAAACCCCATGTAAACATTGGTACAATAGGACACGTTGACCACGGAAAAACAACTACAACAGCAGCTATCTCTAAGGTATTAG
Coding sequences within it:
- a CDS encoding GTP-binding protein; translated protein: MAKEKFDRSKPHVNIGTIGHVDHGKTTTTAAISKVL